Proteins from a genomic interval of Cardiocondyla obscurior isolate alpha-2009 linkage group LG21, Cobs3.1, whole genome shotgun sequence:
- the LOC139110711 gene encoding protein SPT2 homolog yields MDFGTLISVARKNETKKQQISPCYQTKFTAPKKQSKQSKALSDNIKKFLARKEEEEKRKVLEEKKKKENLLALRDQKTQNRINKHLKVCKAANKSVIEDAIDNENTAITIAGPSQPDEDDYGYESQTASALYEQFMNKYNSLPPEKPIFSTSEARTVKDIASTKDRVKQALKQQELEESSGHRRKKKLTAPNVKEIEVGEKTEKNPKEVREKEFNDKEDKDEKPKVKKKTLPPPMGFAELLKLAEVKQHEPVVIEVKPKVENERPMTKRQKIEYMQEKERKEQRGKKDIEGKKTTVISASSKSDKVQLNKIPKANEKCVISNSTMNKSAPKVSTTISKQVTNKYDDKYNIEKSNSNKSSSKNELMEERKKLEAERKQLEEMRRAIEEEKKKLAQSKIKQEDVKSQSSNKLILAKPKSINKQISSKDIKPRQFPSSDLKLQSSLANPKAKQFPPPDVKSLKSKTVLKKASNKRRIYDDEEDDSDLSDFIDDGPEDNEDYSKYISEIFGYDKSKYKNDDNDDDDDDGMESNFAQQLKEEYISTKIGYMEDLEDMRMEALEKQRKALLKKRSKK; encoded by the exons ATGGATTTCGGCACTCTAATTTCCGTTGCGCGAAAGAATGAGACAAAGAAACAG cAAATCAGTCCATGCTATCAGACAAAATTTACAGCACCAAAGAAACAGTCTAAGCAATCTAAAGCCCTTtctgataatattaaaaaattcttagctcgaaaggaagaagaggaaaaacgaaaagttttggaagaaaaaaagaaaaaggaa AATCTTTTGGCTTTACGTGATCAAAAAACTCaaaatcgtataaataaaCATTTGAAAGTATGTAAAGCAGCAAATAAATCAGTAATTGAGGATGCCATTGATAATGAAAATACAGCTATCACTATTGCAG GTCCCTCTCAACCAGATGAAGATGATTATGGATATGAATCTCAAACAGCTTCTGCATTGTATGAACAGTTTATGAACAAGTACAACAGCTTACCACCAGAAAAGCCCATTTTTAGTACTAGCGAAGCAAGAACAGTGAAAGATATTGCATCTACAAAg GATAGAGTAAAACAAGCTTTGAAGCAACAAGAACTTGAAGAAAGTAGTGGacatagaagaaaaaaaaaattaactgccccgaatgtaaaagaaatcgaagttggtgaaaaaacagaaaaaaaccCCAAAGAAgttagagaaaaagaatttaacgaCAAAGAAGATAAAGACGAGAAAcccaaagtaaaaaaaaaaactttgccTCCGCCTATGGGTTTTGCCGAACTTTTGAAACTTGCCGAAGTAAAGCAACATGAACCTGTAGTTATAGAAGTTAAACCAAAAGTCGAAAACGAACGACCGATGACAAAGCGTCAAAAAATAGAATACatgcaagaaaaagaaagaaaggagcaacgcggaaaaaaagatatagaGGGAAAGAAGACAACCGTTATTAGCGCATCCAGCAAATCTGATAAAGTACAATTGAACAAAATTCCCAAAGCTAACGAAAAATGTGTCATCTCTAATTCAACGATGAATAAAAGTGCTCCTAAAGTTTCAACAACCATTTCTAAACAAGTTACTAATAAATACGATGATAAGTATAATATCGAAAAGTCAAATTCAAACAAGAGCTCGTCTAAGAATGAATTAATGGAAGAACGAAAGAAGTTAGAAGCCGAGAGAAAACAATTAGAGGAAATGCGGCGTGCTatcgaggaagaaaaaaagaaattagcacaaagcaaaattaaacaaGAAGACGTAAAGTCTCAGTcgtctaataaattaattctagcTAAACCTAAATcgataaataaacaaatatcaTCCAAAGATATTAAGCCGCGTCAATTCCCATCATCAGATTTAAAGCTGCAATCATCATTGGCTAATCCTAAAGCAAAACAATTTCCTCCACCCGATGTTAAATCCTTAAAATCAAAAACGGTTCTCAAAAAAGCGTCTAACAAAA gaCGTATCTATGACGATGAGGAAGACGATTCAGATTTGTCTGACTTTATAGACGACGGTCCAGAAGACAATGAAGATTACAGTAAATACATTAGTGAAATATTTGGCTATGATAAAAGCAAGTATAAAAACGATGATAACgatgatgacgatgacgatggTATGGAAAGTAATTTTGCACAACAACTAAAAGAAGAATATATATCTACAAAAATAG GATACATGGAAGATTTAGAAGATATGCGTATGGAAGCGTTGGAAAAACAGAGAAAAGCTCTTTTGAAGAAGAGGTCtaaaaaatag